From Microbacterium invictum, the proteins below share one genomic window:
- a CDS encoding Na+/H+ antiporter subunit A, translating to MLILLGVFAAVALTLPWLVGRLGVSAFYVAALVPGVAFAHAIAMTPAVLAGSPPFESVAWIRPLGVDISLYMDTLGWIMTLIVTGVGALVMLYCRWYFAGHEGGTGLFAGVLLAFAGAMYGLVLTDDIIVLVMLWEVTSVLSYLLIGHYHARGASRRAALQALLVTTIGGLVMLIGVVILAAHFGTSSMTAIFAAWTANPATDPLVAAAIIMILVGALSKSAIFPFHFWLPGAMTAPTPVSAYLHAAAMVKAGIYLIARFAPAFADIEPWRPIVLSLGIFTMLLGGVQALRETDLKRILAFGTVSQLGMLTVVLGFGERNTALAGLALLLGHALFKSALFLVVGIIDRQLSTRDIRELSGVGRQAPTLAVFAILAVASMAGVIPTLGFVAKEAALTSLLEAATQPAGVLTLIGIVAGSVLTTAYGLRFVWGAFWTKKDAAGAPLKRTEWPDPPMGFLSAPVLLGGLSLATGFVAPQLDTALSGYADTLPDAGAEPYHLALWHGLEPALFLSLGSIALGFVVFWVIQRTQWQKRLLPFTAIDVYNATMRGIARLAVSVTSTTQRGSLPVYVGTIFVVFVAAEATALIAGGPWKTELEGWQTPMQIVVAPIMILAGLVAVRARKRYTGVVLVSVTGIGMVLLFATSGAPDLALTQILVETVTMVAFALVLRRIPARLGEHNASVAPVIRGVIAVAVGVTMAAVAIVATGARIAIPISESFPNLAYEIGHGTNVVNVALVDLRGWDTMGELSVLILAATGVASLVFVTHRSDLLSSGISPLPTGVIRTRRPLIETSDGPQPRASAPGSTRQTWLIGGQRMRPGTRSIMLEVIVRILFHTIIVVSIYLLFAGHNLPGGGFAGGLVASMALVMRYVAGGPYELGAAAPTDAGRLLGSGMALAVACAIVPIFFGQAPLTSTFFETTLPVIGHVEFVTSTLFDVGVYLVVIGLVLDVLRSLGAEVDRQAYEARGRVW from the coding sequence ATGCTGATCCTCCTCGGTGTGTTCGCCGCCGTCGCGCTGACACTCCCGTGGTTGGTCGGTCGGCTGGGAGTGAGCGCGTTCTACGTCGCGGCCCTCGTGCCGGGGGTCGCTTTCGCTCACGCGATCGCCATGACCCCCGCCGTGCTCGCGGGCTCCCCGCCCTTCGAGTCGGTCGCCTGGATCCGCCCGCTCGGGGTCGACATATCGCTGTACATGGACACGCTCGGCTGGATCATGACGCTGATCGTCACCGGCGTCGGCGCGCTCGTCATGCTCTACTGCCGCTGGTACTTCGCCGGTCACGAGGGAGGCACCGGCCTGTTCGCGGGCGTCCTGCTCGCGTTCGCCGGCGCGATGTACGGGCTCGTGCTCACCGACGACATCATTGTGCTCGTGATGCTGTGGGAGGTCACGAGCGTGCTGTCGTACCTGCTCATCGGTCACTACCACGCGCGCGGCGCGAGCCGCCGTGCCGCCCTGCAGGCGCTCTTGGTGACCACCATCGGCGGCCTCGTCATGCTGATCGGCGTCGTGATCCTCGCCGCCCACTTCGGCACCTCGAGCATGACCGCGATCTTCGCCGCGTGGACGGCGAACCCGGCCACCGACCCGCTGGTCGCCGCGGCGATCATCATGATCCTGGTGGGCGCGCTCAGCAAGTCGGCGATCTTCCCGTTCCACTTCTGGCTCCCGGGGGCCATGACCGCGCCGACGCCGGTGAGCGCCTACCTGCACGCCGCGGCGATGGTGAAGGCCGGCATCTACCTCATCGCCCGCTTCGCCCCGGCGTTCGCCGACATCGAGCCATGGCGGCCTATCGTGCTGAGCCTCGGGATCTTCACCATGCTGCTGGGCGGTGTGCAGGCGCTGCGCGAGACCGACCTCAAGCGCATCCTCGCCTTCGGCACCGTCAGCCAGCTCGGCATGCTCACGGTCGTGCTCGGCTTCGGCGAGCGCAACACCGCGCTCGCGGGACTGGCGCTGCTGCTCGGGCACGCGCTGTTCAAGTCGGCACTGTTCCTCGTGGTCGGCATCATCGACCGGCAGCTGTCCACCCGTGACATCCGCGAGCTCTCCGGCGTCGGCCGGCAGGCGCCGACCCTGGCGGTGTTCGCGATCCTCGCAGTCGCCTCGATGGCCGGCGTCATCCCGACGCTCGGGTTCGTGGCGAAAGAGGCCGCGCTCACCTCGCTGCTCGAGGCCGCGACCCAGCCCGCCGGCGTGCTGACCCTCATCGGCATCGTCGCCGGATCGGTGCTGACCACCGCCTACGGGCTGCGGTTCGTCTGGGGAGCGTTCTGGACGAAGAAGGATGCCGCGGGCGCGCCCCTCAAGCGCACCGAATGGCCCGACCCGCCCATGGGCTTCCTCAGCGCACCCGTCCTGCTCGGCGGTCTCTCGCTGGCCACGGGGTTCGTCGCCCCGCAACTCGACACGGCGCTGTCGGGCTACGCCGACACGCTGCCGGATGCCGGGGCTGAGCCGTACCACCTGGCTCTGTGGCACGGGCTCGAGCCCGCGCTGTTCCTGTCGCTCGGCAGCATCGCCCTCGGCTTCGTCGTGTTCTGGGTCATCCAGCGCACGCAGTGGCAGAAGCGCCTGCTGCCGTTCACTGCGATCGACGTCTACAACGCGACGATGCGCGGCATCGCCCGCCTGGCCGTCTCGGTCACCAGCACCACGCAGCGCGGTTCGCTGCCCGTGTACGTCGGCACGATCTTCGTGGTGTTCGTCGCTGCCGAGGCCACGGCGCTGATCGCCGGCGGACCCTGGAAGACCGAGCTGGAGGGCTGGCAGACCCCGATGCAGATCGTGGTCGCGCCGATCATGATCCTCGCCGGCCTCGTCGCCGTCCGCGCCCGCAAGCGCTACACCGGCGTCGTGCTCGTCTCGGTGACCGGCATCGGCATGGTGCTGCTGTTCGCCACCAGCGGCGCCCCCGACCTGGCCCTCACCCAGATCCTCGTCGAGACCGTGACCATGGTGGCCTTCGCCCTCGTGCTCCGGCGTATCCCCGCACGACTCGGCGAGCACAACGCCTCGGTGGCGCCGGTGATCCGCGGAGTCATCGCGGTTGCCGTCGGCGTCACGATGGCGGCCGTTGCGATCGTGGCGACCGGCGCGCGCATCGCGATCCCGATCTCCGAAAGCTTCCCGAACCTCGCGTACGAGATCGGCCACGGCACGAATGTCGTCAATGTCGCACTGGTCGACCTGCGCGGCTGGGACACCATGGGCGAGCTGTCGGTGCTGATCCTGGCCGCCACCGGCGTGGCATCCCTCGTCTTCGTGACGCATCGCTCCGACTTGCTCTCCAGCGGCATCTCGCCGCTGCCCACCGGCGTCATCCGCACCCGGCGACCGCTCATCGAGACCTCCGATGGTCCGCAGCCGCGGGCGAGCGCGCCGGGCAGCACACGGCAGACCTGGCTGATCGGCGGTCAGCGGATGCGGCCGGGCACCCGTTCGATCATGCTCGAGGTGATCGTCCGCATCCTCTTCCACACGATCATCGTCGTGTCGATCTACCTGCTGTTCGCCGGCCACAACCTGCCCGGCGGCGGATTCGCCGGCGGGCTCGTGGCCAGCATGGCGCTCGTCATGCGCTATGTCGCCGGAGGTCCGTACGAGCTGGGCGCGGCGGCGCCGACCGATGCCGGGCGCCTGCTGGGCTCGGGCATGGCACTTGCGGTCGCATGCGCGATCGTGCCGATCTTCTTCGGCCAGGCACCGCTGACCAGCACGTTCTTCGAGACGACGCTGCCGGTCATCGGCCACGTCGAGTTCGTGACCTCGACGCTGTTCGACGTCGGCGTGTACCTCGTGGTGATCGGCCTCGTGCTCGACGTGCTGCGCTCGCTGGGCGCCGAAGTCGACCGGCAGGCCTACGAGGCACGGGGGAGGGTCTGGTGA
- a CDS encoding Na+/H+ antiporter subunit D, with product MNGLVPLLVTLPLLGAAIALIFGRRRRVQVGVSIVTLTLVLVIAAVLLYTVDSSGQALAVSVGGWPIPFGIVLYVDRLAALLVVVSSVVLLAVLLFSVGQGAADGDDETPVSIFHPSYLILAAGIYNAFIAGDLFNLYVGFEILLVASYVLITLGSTESRIRTGVVYIVVSLVSSILFLAAIAAIYGALGTVNMAQLSQRMTELPQEVQLVLHLMLLLAFSIKAAVFPLSFWLPDSYPTAPAPVTAVFAGLLTKVGVYAMIRTETQIFRDSEVNTLLLIVALATMIVGVLGAVAQAELKRILSFTLVSHIGYMVFGLAIATPAALGATIYYMVHHIVVQTTLFLAVGLIERRAGSTSVLKVKGLMKAAPVIAVLYFIPAINLGGLPPFSGFIGKFALFDAAADVGTPLMYVLMAAGIVTSLLTLYALMRAWNLSFWRESDEPVDEPGEERIAYLGGAPAATTQTERRVIPRIMTSATTGMVALTVALTVFAGPLYDLCASIGDALQDPVTFSQLESDS from the coding sequence GTGAACGGCCTCGTCCCGCTGCTGGTGACCCTGCCCCTGCTGGGGGCGGCCATCGCGCTGATCTTCGGCCGCCGCCGGCGCGTGCAGGTGGGCGTGTCGATCGTCACCTTGACGCTGGTGCTCGTGATCGCGGCCGTGCTGCTGTACACCGTCGACAGCTCGGGGCAGGCGCTCGCCGTCTCGGTCGGCGGCTGGCCCATACCCTTCGGCATCGTGCTGTACGTCGACCGGCTCGCGGCACTGCTGGTGGTGGTCTCGAGCGTGGTGCTGCTGGCAGTTCTGCTCTTCTCGGTGGGTCAGGGCGCCGCGGACGGTGACGATGAGACCCCGGTCTCGATCTTCCACCCCTCGTATCTGATCCTGGCCGCCGGCATCTACAACGCGTTCATCGCCGGCGACCTGTTCAATCTCTACGTCGGCTTCGAGATCCTGCTCGTCGCGTCGTACGTGCTGATCACCCTCGGATCCACCGAATCGCGTATCCGCACCGGTGTCGTCTACATCGTCGTCTCACTCGTGTCGTCGATCCTGTTCCTCGCCGCGATCGCCGCGATCTACGGGGCATTGGGCACCGTGAACATGGCGCAGCTCTCGCAGCGGATGACCGAGCTGCCGCAAGAGGTGCAACTGGTGCTGCATCTGATGCTGCTGCTCGCCTTCAGCATCAAGGCGGCGGTGTTCCCGCTGTCGTTCTGGCTGCCCGACTCGTACCCGACCGCCCCCGCGCCGGTCACCGCAGTGTTCGCGGGCTTGCTGACGAAGGTCGGCGTGTACGCGATGATCCGCACCGAGACGCAGATCTTCCGCGACAGCGAGGTCAACACGCTGCTGCTGATCGTGGCGCTGGCGACCATGATCGTGGGCGTCCTGGGCGCCGTCGCACAAGCCGAGCTCAAACGCATCCTGTCGTTCACGCTCGTCAGCCACATCGGCTACATGGTGTTCGGATTGGCGATCGCGACCCCGGCGGCACTGGGCGCGACGATCTACTACATGGTCCACCACATCGTGGTGCAGACGACGCTGTTCCTGGCGGTGGGGCTGATCGAACGTCGTGCCGGGTCGACCTCGGTGCTGAAGGTCAAGGGCCTCATGAAGGCGGCGCCCGTGATCGCGGTGCTGTACTTCATCCCCGCGATCAACCTCGGCGGCCTGCCGCCGTTCTCGGGCTTCATCGGCAAGTTCGCGCTGTTCGACGCGGCGGCCGATGTGGGAACGCCGCTCATGTACGTGCTCATGGCCGCCGGCATCGTCACGAGCCTGCTCACGCTGTACGCCCTCATGCGCGCCTGGAACCTCTCGTTCTGGCGCGAGAGCGACGAGCCCGTCGATGAGCCCGGCGAAGAGCGCATCGCCTACCTCGGTGGCGCGCCGGCCGCCACGACCCAGACCGAGCGGCGCGTCATCCCCCGCATCATGACCTCCGCCACCACCGGCATGGTCGCGCTCACCGTCGCCCTGACCGTGTTCGCCGGCCCGCTGTACGATCTGTGCGCGAGCATCGGCGACGCCCTGCAGGATCCCGTCACCTTCAGCCAGCTGGAGTCGGACTCATGA
- a CDS encoding substrate-binding domain-containing protein has product MQPRRATIADVAREAGVAASTASVVFSGKTPVSDATRARVMAAAAALGYTGPDPRAASLRRGRSGIVGVVFEEQLGAAFLDPVKTLMMDGLTAAVAPLGAGLLLLHDHAVLPEPAPGGSDAEFTHPSLTTAPIDAAVLIGCSPRLRESLDVLSARGIPVVVIEADAGDGVPQILLDNREAQRAAAEHVRDLGHARVVAVTLPLSAKASPGWHAPGAAITVDVTRDRLAGVRDVFPDAAAYAAGGSSIDEGLAAGRVLFADPAARPTAVLAQSDLLAAGVIRAAEEAGLRVADDVSVTGFDGVRVDGLAPYELTTLVQDAAAKGRAAGEAIAAMLDAKPPASIRLTCTFRRGNTTGPVPESGETAASRPVE; this is encoded by the coding sequence GTGCAACCCCGTCGCGCCACGATCGCCGACGTCGCACGCGAAGCCGGAGTGGCCGCGTCGACGGCATCCGTCGTCTTCAGCGGCAAGACCCCGGTGTCCGACGCCACCCGCGCACGCGTCATGGCCGCGGCGGCCGCGCTGGGATACACCGGACCCGACCCGCGCGCGGCATCGCTGCGCCGCGGCCGCAGCGGCATCGTCGGCGTCGTGTTCGAAGAGCAGCTCGGTGCGGCGTTCCTCGACCCGGTCAAGACGCTCATGATGGACGGGCTCACCGCCGCTGTCGCACCCCTCGGGGCGGGGCTCCTGCTGCTGCACGACCACGCCGTGCTGCCCGAACCCGCGCCCGGCGGCTCCGACGCCGAGTTCACCCACCCCTCGCTGACGACCGCACCGATCGACGCCGCCGTGCTCATCGGCTGCAGCCCCCGCCTGCGCGAATCGCTCGACGTGCTGAGCGCGCGCGGCATCCCGGTGGTGGTCATCGAGGCGGATGCCGGTGACGGCGTGCCCCAGATCCTGCTCGACAACCGCGAGGCCCAGCGCGCCGCGGCCGAGCACGTCCGCGACCTGGGCCACGCCCGCGTGGTCGCGGTCACCCTCCCTCTCTCGGCGAAGGCGTCGCCCGGCTGGCACGCACCCGGTGCCGCGATCACCGTCGATGTCACCCGCGACCGGCTGGCCGGGGTCCGCGACGTGTTTCCGGATGCCGCGGCCTACGCCGCCGGCGGCAGCTCGATCGACGAGGGTCTCGCGGCAGGACGCGTGCTGTTCGCCGACCCCGCCGCACGGCCCACGGCGGTGCTTGCGCAGAGCGATCTGCTGGCGGCCGGCGTCATCCGCGCCGCCGAAGAGGCCGGTCTGCGCGTGGCCGACGACGTCAGCGTCACCGGATTCGACGGCGTCCGTGTCGACGGTCTCGCCCCCTACGAACTCACCACTCTCGTGCAGGATGCCGCCGCGAAGGGCCGCGCCGCAGGCGAGGCGATCGCCGCGATGCTCGATGCCAAACCCCCGGCATCCATTCGCCTCACCTGCACATTCCGGCGGGGGAACACCACCGGTCCGGTTCCGGAATCCGGCGAAACGGCCGCGAGCCGACCCGTAGAATAG
- a CDS encoding penicillin acylase family protein produces MTMTDVPETTDEPTTAKPKRSLGRKIGIAVFSVIAGVTVLALIAAGVVVWTIQRSFPQLEGTVAAPGLDADVTVYRDELGIPTVVADSTDDLFYAQGYVHAQDRFWEMDFRRHLTGGRLAELFGQSQVATDSFLRTLGWHEIAAEEVAALDETTLGYYEAYAEGVNAYLADHDGAAASLEYAVLGLQNPDYEIEPWTPVDSVAWLKAMAWDLRANIESETDRAILAQDYTAEQIADLYPAYPYDTNPVIVPVITEAPAEDPASSADDTDAATASVEWAEVGSVIEAVSTMMGSPGEGIGSNSWVVSGALTESGHPLLANDPHLGAALPSVWHQMGLRCATVSADCAFDVAGFGFSGVPGIIIGHNAQIAWGFTNLGTDVADLYLEKVDGDSYWYDGELVPLQTRTETIRVAGGADVELEIRSTGHGPIVSGLTDDLTAIAESPYTGSTDAAVPASGAPEGDWAVSMRWTALEPGTTAASIFALNLAQDFDGFRAAARQFNVPAQNLVYADVEGNIGYQTPGNLPIRGAGDGSMPQPGWDSAYDWRGYIPFEELPTVYNPESGYIVTANNAVVGEDYPYFLTNDWDYGWRAARITDLIERTAATKKLTADDMSAIQADQEFWTGRQLSALAAGIEVDGEGTREALTLLERWDAQNRPDSAAAAYANVLWDELVQNMFSRRDADARPTSQSRMFEVVDQLLDEPDSTWWTNAEIGVDGQEEMLARSAEDAYERLVSLQGDNATLWNWGSLHALPLTHGTFGSSGIAPIEALFNRGPYPVGGGASVVDATGWVLASGSFETVTVPSLRMTVDLADLDASRWNNLTGASGHAFHPNYTDQTEAWQQNRQTPWLFTVDRLAEDATHTLVLTPAS; encoded by the coding sequence ATGACGATGACTGACGTGCCCGAGACCACCGACGAGCCGACGACCGCGAAGCCGAAGCGCTCGCTGGGCCGCAAGATCGGGATCGCCGTGTTCTCGGTGATCGCGGGCGTCACGGTGCTCGCGCTGATCGCCGCGGGCGTCGTGGTCTGGACGATCCAGCGCTCGTTCCCCCAGCTCGAGGGCACTGTGGCCGCCCCGGGCCTGGATGCCGATGTGACCGTCTACCGGGATGAGCTCGGCATCCCGACGGTCGTGGCCGACAGCACCGACGACCTGTTCTATGCGCAGGGCTACGTGCACGCGCAGGATCGGTTCTGGGAGATGGACTTCCGCCGCCATCTCACCGGCGGCCGCCTCGCCGAGCTGTTCGGCCAGTCGCAGGTCGCCACCGACAGCTTCCTGCGCACCCTCGGCTGGCACGAGATCGCCGCCGAAGAGGTCGCGGCGCTCGACGAGACGACGCTCGGGTATTACGAGGCCTACGCCGAGGGCGTCAACGCCTACCTCGCCGATCACGACGGCGCAGCCGCGTCGTTGGAGTACGCGGTGCTGGGCCTGCAGAACCCGGACTACGAGATCGAGCCGTGGACTCCGGTCGACTCCGTCGCGTGGCTGAAGGCGATGGCTTGGGACCTCCGGGCCAACATCGAGTCCGAGACCGATCGGGCGATCCTCGCGCAGGACTACACCGCCGAGCAGATCGCCGACCTGTACCCGGCATACCCCTATGACACCAACCCCGTCATCGTGCCGGTGATCACCGAAGCTCCGGCCGAGGATCCGGCCTCCAGCGCCGACGACACCGACGCCGCGACCGCGTCGGTCGAATGGGCCGAGGTGGGCAGTGTCATCGAGGCTGTCTCGACGATGATGGGTTCGCCCGGCGAGGGCATCGGCTCGAACTCGTGGGTCGTGTCGGGCGCGCTGACCGAGAGCGGTCACCCGCTGCTGGCCAACGATCCGCACCTGGGTGCGGCGCTTCCCAGCGTGTGGCACCAGATGGGACTGCGCTGCGCCACGGTCTCGGCCGACTGCGCGTTCGACGTCGCCGGCTTCGGCTTCTCGGGCGTGCCCGGCATCATCATCGGCCACAACGCCCAGATCGCGTGGGGCTTCACGAATCTGGGCACCGATGTCGCCGACCTGTACCTCGAGAAGGTCGACGGCGACAGCTACTGGTACGACGGCGAGCTGGTTCCGCTTCAGACCCGCACCGAGACGATCCGCGTCGCCGGCGGCGCGGACGTCGAGCTCGAGATCCGCAGCACCGGGCACGGACCGATCGTGTCCGGACTCACCGATGACCTGACCGCGATCGCCGAGAGCCCGTACACCGGGTCGACGGATGCCGCGGTGCCGGCCTCCGGTGCACCCGAAGGCGACTGGGCGGTGAGCATGCGCTGGACGGCGCTCGAGCCCGGCACGACGGCCGCATCGATCTTCGCGCTCAACCTGGCCCAGGACTTCGACGGCTTCCGCGCGGCCGCGCGGCAGTTCAACGTGCCCGCGCAGAACCTCGTCTACGCCGACGTCGAGGGAAACATCGGCTACCAGACCCCCGGCAACCTGCCGATCCGCGGCGCGGGCGACGGATCGATGCCGCAGCCGGGCTGGGACTCGGCGTACGACTGGCGCGGCTACATCCCCTTCGAAGAGCTGCCCACCGTCTACAACCCGGAGTCGGGCTACATCGTGACGGCGAACAACGCGGTGGTCGGCGAGGACTACCCCTACTTCCTCACGAACGACTGGGACTACGGCTGGCGCGCCGCGCGCATCACCGATCTCATCGAGCGGACGGCGGCGACGAAGAAGCTCACCGCCGACGACATGTCGGCCATCCAGGCCGACCAGGAGTTCTGGACGGGCCGGCAGCTGTCGGCCCTGGCCGCGGGCATCGAGGTCGACGGCGAGGGTACCCGCGAGGCGCTCACCCTGCTCGAGCGCTGGGACGCACAGAACCGGCCCGATTCGGCGGCCGCCGCCTATGCGAACGTGCTGTGGGACGAGCTGGTGCAGAACATGTTCTCGCGTCGCGACGCCGACGCCCGGCCGACCAGCCAGAGCCGCATGTTCGAGGTCGTCGACCAGCTGCTGGACGAACCCGACTCGACCTGGTGGACCAACGCCGAGATCGGAGTGGACGGCCAGGAAGAGATGCTGGCGCGCTCGGCCGAAGACGCGTACGAGCGGCTGGTGTCGCTGCAGGGCGACAACGCGACGCTCTGGAACTGGGGCAGCCTGCACGCGCTTCCCCTCACGCACGGAACGTTCGGCTCGAGCGGCATCGCGCCGATCGAAGCACTGTTCAACCGCGGGCCGTACCCCGTCGGAGGAGGGGCATCGGTCGTCGACGCCACCGGATGGGTCCTCGCCAGTGGCAGCTTCGAGACGGTGACGGTTCCCTCGCTGCGGATGACGGTCGACCTGGCCGACCTCGACGCCTCGCGCTGGAACAACCTGACCGGCGCGAGCGGGCACGCCTTCCACCCGAACTACACCGATCAGACCGAGGCCTGGCAGCAGAACCGCCAGACACCGTGGCTGTTCACGGTCGACCGTCTCGCGGAGGATGCCACGCACACGCTCGTGCTCACCCCGGCATCCTGA
- a CDS encoding Na+/H+ antiporter subunit E produces the protein MSPAANLATSIWRQLPFFIWLIALWMLLWAQFTVLSFLTGVIVAIFVTRVFRLPPVELSGRVNLWWGFIFLSEFFFSVVKGSLLVAWQVINPRQYPGMAIIAVPMVTDDDLIMTHVAVTASLIPGSLIIDTDRDRRILYLHIIGVHSAEDVERQRRSVMHWEERIVRAVGSRAQLEQMRAKVKGGAP, from the coding sequence ATGAGCCCGGCGGCCAATCTCGCCACCTCGATCTGGCGTCAGCTGCCGTTCTTCATCTGGCTCATCGCGCTGTGGATGCTGCTGTGGGCGCAGTTCACGGTGCTCTCGTTCCTCACCGGGGTCATCGTCGCGATCTTCGTGACGCGGGTGTTCCGGCTGCCGCCGGTCGAGCTGTCGGGGCGCGTCAACCTGTGGTGGGGGTTCATCTTCCTCTCCGAGTTCTTCTTCTCGGTCGTGAAGGGCTCCCTCCTGGTGGCGTGGCAGGTCATCAACCCGCGCCAATACCCCGGCATGGCGATCATCGCGGTGCCGATGGTCACCGACGACGACCTGATCATGACGCACGTCGCGGTCACGGCATCCCTCATCCCCGGCTCGCTCATCATCGACACCGATCGCGATCGCCGCATCCTCTACCTGCACATCATCGGCGTGCACAGCGCCGAAGACGTCGAGAGGCAGCGCCGTTCGGTGATGCACTGGGAGGAGCGCATCGTGCGCGCCGTCGGCTCCCGCGCTCAGCTCGAGCAGATGCGCGCCAAGGTGAAGGGGGGTGCGCCGTGA
- a CDS encoding Na(+)/H(+) antiporter subunit C has product MSVSLVLIIIMGVLFAAGAYAILERSLTRVLIGFLLLGNAANLFLLVVMGRPGIAPFFGAGNPDEMSDPLPQALTLTAIVITFAVSAFLLALIYRSWQLGQADTVTDDEADLAVRERRPEDEDTMDDEITEEDDDATTDFVDTATAPIMVLRHDDFDALTDDAPTDSPPAGPAGGDR; this is encoded by the coding sequence GTGAGCGTCTCCCTCGTTCTCATCATCATCATGGGCGTGCTGTTCGCCGCCGGGGCCTACGCGATCCTGGAGCGCAGCCTCACGCGGGTGCTCATCGGATTCCTGCTGCTGGGCAACGCCGCGAACCTGTTCCTGCTCGTGGTCATGGGCCGGCCGGGCATCGCGCCGTTCTTCGGTGCCGGCAACCCCGACGAGATGAGCGATCCGCTCCCGCAGGCGCTGACCCTCACCGCGATCGTCATCACCTTCGCCGTCAGCGCCTTCCTGCTGGCGCTCATCTACCGCTCCTGGCAACTCGGCCAGGCCGACACGGTCACCGACGACGAGGCCGACCTGGCCGTGCGCGAGCGCCGGCCCGAAGACGAAGACACGATGGACGACGAGATCACCGAAGAAGACGACGACGCGACCACCGACTTCGTCGACACGGCGACCGCGCCCATCATGGTGCTGCGACACGACGACTTCGATGCCCTGACCGACGACGCGCCGACCGACTCGCCGCCGGCCGGTCCGGCAGGGGGCGACAGGTGA
- a CDS encoding monovalent cation/H+ antiporter complex subunit F, producing MLIAIYIAFAVAGLLTVWRIIIGPSILDRAVASDVLLTLVVCVLGAEMAINHHTRTLPLMLIVAAVSVFASISIARFVARRDGDRQ from the coding sequence ATGCTCATCGCGATCTACATCGCCTTCGCCGTGGCCGGCCTGCTGACGGTCTGGCGCATCATCATCGGGCCGTCGATCCTCGACCGGGCGGTGGCGTCCGATGTCCTGCTGACCCTGGTGGTCTGCGTGCTGGGAGCCGAGATGGCGATCAACCACCACACCCGCACACTGCCGCTGATGCTGATCGTCGCCGCCGTCAGCGTGTTCGCGTCGATCTCGATCGCACGCTTCGTGGCGCGCAGAGACGGAGATCGGCAGTGA
- the mnhG gene encoding monovalent cation/H(+) antiporter subunit G, which produces MTEIIDVIGLALILAGALLCLTAAIGLLRFHDVPARLHAATKPQVLGLILIAIAIALMSRSWQVAAFLVPVILIQLATAPLSAHMVGRQAYRNGTLDERSLMVDELAESKETPPAAGG; this is translated from the coding sequence GTGACAGAGATCATCGACGTCATCGGGCTCGCCCTGATTCTGGCCGGCGCCCTGCTGTGCCTGACCGCCGCGATCGGCCTGCTGCGCTTCCACGATGTGCCGGCCCGTCTGCACGCGGCCACCAAGCCGCAGGTGCTCGGGCTGATCCTGATCGCGATCGCGATCGCGCTCATGTCGCGCTCCTGGCAGGTGGCGGCCTTCCTCGTGCCCGTGATCCTGATCCAGCTGGCCACCGCACCGCTGTCGGCGCACATGGTCGGCCGGCAGGCCTACCGCAACGGCACGCTCGACGAGCGCTCGCTCATGGTCGACGAGCTCGCCGAGTCGAAGGAGACCCCACCCGCCGCCGGCGGGTGA